In Erythrobacter litoralis HTCC2594, a single genomic region encodes these proteins:
- a CDS encoding UrcA family protein, translating into MKTPILALAATASLLTGAPALAGSANADAMVVTYADLDLNTTAGQKTLESRIDAAAKKYCSVGVHTTGTRITASKAKGCIREVKRLAKRQFAQVMDETRLGG; encoded by the coding sequence ATGAAGACCCCCATCCTTGCCCTTGCAGCGACCGCTTCCCTGTTGACCGGTGCCCCCGCGCTGGCCGGCAGTGCCAACGCTGACGCCATGGTCGTGACCTATGCCGATCTCGACCTCAACACCACCGCCGGCCAGAAGACGCTCGAATCGCGCATCGATGCCGCGGCGAAGAAATACTGCTCGGTCGGCGTGCACACGACCGGCACCCGCATCACCGCCTCGAAGGCGAAAGGCTGCATTCGCGAAGTGAAACGCCTCGCCAAGCGGCAATTCGCCCAGGTGATGGACGAAACCCGCTTGGGTGGCTGA
- a CDS encoding LytR/AlgR family response regulator transcription factor encodes MSDDKDVSLRTLIVDDEPLAVERMQVICAKLPKLNVVGTASDGEAALRLVDALTPDLVLLDMTMPGLDGLAVARKLGRLDAPPAVIFVTAHDHFAVEAFDLEAIDYVLKPVAQDRLERAIERAIARRGEARPEKESEWLQELWVPHRSELIRIETSQVSRIDAERDYVRLYVGDRTYLLLQTIAGLEERLDPAEFIRIHRSTILRKDGIRGLRHDGLGVWSVELEDGEALRIGRTYLPKVKAMAGR; translated from the coding sequence ATGAGCGATGACAAGGATGTATCGCTGCGCACGCTGATCGTCGATGACGAACCGCTCGCGGTCGAGCGCATGCAGGTGATCTGCGCCAAGCTGCCCAAGCTCAATGTGGTCGGCACCGCCAGCGACGGCGAAGCGGCGCTGCGGCTGGTCGATGCGCTGACGCCCGATCTTGTCCTGCTCGACATGACGATGCCCGGCCTCGACGGGCTCGCGGTCGCGCGCAAGCTCGGCAGGCTGGACGCTCCGCCGGCGGTGATCTTCGTGACGGCGCACGATCATTTCGCGGTCGAGGCCTTCGACCTCGAAGCAATCGATTACGTGTTGAAGCCCGTCGCGCAGGACCGGCTCGAGCGCGCGATCGAGCGCGCCATTGCGCGGCGCGGCGAGGCTCGTCCGGAGAAGGAAAGCGAGTGGCTGCAGGAGCTCTGGGTCCCGCACCGCAGCGAATTGATCCGGATCGAGACAAGCCAGGTCTCGCGCATCGATGCCGAGCGCGATTACGTCCGCCTCTATGTCGGCGATCGCACCTACCTGCTGCTGCAGACCATCGCGGGCCTCGAAGAACGGCTCGACCCAGCTGAATTCATCCGCATCCACCGCTCCACGATCCTGCGCAAGGACGGCATCCGCGGCCTGCGCCACGACGGCCTCGGCGTGTGGTCGGTCGAACTGGAAGACGGCGAAGCGCTGCGGATCGGGCGGACCTATCTGCCCAAGGTCAAGGCGATGGCCGGGCGCTGA
- a CDS encoding sensor histidine kinase, producing MRLPLRYVVGSIVGLWAVYFLLITARGALVGMEFDADLLLRRTAVCLVGVAVTFVIWLVLRLFDASKTWLKIVIALIVAFPGAVMIAQFNQLMFAEIQERMYNKFAEERGVSLRRDEAGNLLVEIPQPRDWKVTRDKDAAEDRDAPVYTFTLEEAKEGYARWLPLVDASLSRYYLLLTWAALYLAMLAGAQARAAERRGERFRSAAKAAELRSLRYQVNPHFLFNTLNSLSSLVMTGKAERAEEMIQAMSRFYRHSLADDTTADVQLADEFELQRHYLEIEQLRFPERLKIDFILPPALENCRVPGMILQPLVENAVKYGVAPVNRPVTITVSADEEFDRLVIRVADDGPGVPKGTKPGFGIGLANVKDRIEARFGRDATITAGPVEDGYVTELRLPLERKAAS from the coding sequence GTGCGCCTTCCGCTGCGCTATGTCGTCGGTTCGATCGTCGGCCTGTGGGCGGTCTATTTCCTGCTCATCACGGCCCGCGGCGCCCTGGTTGGCATGGAATTCGACGCCGACCTGCTGCTGCGCCGCACCGCCGTCTGCCTGGTGGGCGTGGCCGTCACCTTCGTCATCTGGCTGGTGCTGCGGCTGTTCGATGCCAGCAAGACCTGGCTCAAGATCGTGATCGCGCTGATCGTGGCCTTCCCCGGGGCGGTGATGATCGCGCAGTTCAACCAGCTGATGTTCGCCGAAATCCAGGAGCGGATGTACAACAAATTCGCCGAAGAGCGCGGCGTGAGCCTGCGCCGCGACGAGGCGGGCAATCTGCTGGTTGAAATTCCCCAGCCGCGCGACTGGAAAGTGACCCGCGACAAAGATGCCGCCGAAGACCGGGATGCGCCGGTCTACACCTTCACGCTCGAAGAGGCGAAGGAGGGCTATGCCCGCTGGCTCCCGCTCGTCGATGCTTCGCTGAGCCGCTATTACCTGCTGCTGACCTGGGCGGCGCTCTATCTCGCCATGCTGGCCGGGGCGCAGGCGCGCGCGGCCGAACGGCGCGGCGAGCGTTTCCGCAGTGCGGCCAAGGCGGCCGAGCTCCGCAGCCTGCGCTACCAGGTCAATCCGCACTTTCTGTTCAACACGCTCAATTCGCTGTCCTCGCTGGTGATGACCGGCAAGGCCGAACGGGCCGAGGAAATGATCCAGGCGATGTCGCGTTTCTATCGCCACAGCCTCGCCGACGACACCACCGCAGACGTGCAACTGGCGGACGAGTTCGAACTGCAGCGGCATTATCTCGAGATCGAGCAATTGCGCTTCCCCGAGCGGTTGAAGATCGACTTCATCCTGCCGCCGGCGCTGGAAAATTGCCGCGTGCCCGGCATGATCCTGCAGCCGTTGGTGGAAAATGCCGTCAAATACGGCGTTGCGCCGGTCAATCGCCCGGTCACCATCACCGTCAGCGCGGACGAGGAATTCGACCGGCTGGTGATCCGCGTGGCCGACGATGGCCCGGGCGTTCCGAAAGGCACCAAGCCCGGCTTCGGCATCGGTCTGGCCAATGTGAAGGACCGCATCGAAGCGCGGTTCGGGCGCGATGCCACCATCACGGCAGGCCCGGTCGAAGACGGCTATGTCACCGAATTGCGTCTGCCGCTCGAGAGAAAGGCCGCATCATGA